From Salinicola endophyticus:
TGGCCACCAGGCCGATCTCCTGGCCCGCTTCGCCGAGCAGCTCGCGGGCGTACTGCATGTCGGCACCGCTGCGCGGGAAGGAGACCGCCAGATAGTCGACGCCGATGTCGATCGCGGTCTTCAGGTCCTCCTTGTCCTTCTCGGTCAGGGCTGCGGCGGAGAGGCCGCCACCCTGCTTGTTGATGCCCTTGTTGTTGGTCAGCTTGCCACCCACCTTCACCTTGGTGACGATCCTGCTGCCGTCGAGGCGTTCGACCTCCAGTACCAGGCGGCCATCGTCGAGCAGCAGCACGTCGCCGGCGTCGACGTCGTCGGCCAGTTCCTTGTAGTCGCAGCCCACGCACTCGCTGGTGCCCTCGTCACGCCCCAGTGAAACGTCGATCACGAACGGCTGGCCTTTCTCCAGCTTGACGCCACCTTCGGCCTGGAAGCGTGCGATACGGATCTTCGGCCCCTGCAGGTCACCCAGGGCGGCGACCGCGCGACCCTGGCGTTCGGCGGACTCGCGCACTGCCTTGAGGCGGCGGCGGTGGTCTTCCGGGTTACCGTGGGAGAAGTTCAGGCGAACCACATCGACACCCGCTTCGATCAGGGCATCCAACACGCCTTCGCGGTCCGTGGCGGGACCTAGCGTAGCGACGATCTTGGTGCGACGAATCGGGCCGTGAAAGGCGTGCTGCATGGAAAATCTCCTGGCGACTGGATGGTGCATGCCGCGCCGACGCGTGTCTGGCGGCGGGTGCGATGACAGGTGGTTATTTTACAACATCGGCTGCGCCTTGTCCGTGGCGATGGCGCCCGGCTGCCTCCGGCGACGCGCCGTCTCGATCCGAGTGTAACGCGCCAACGCCGCGAGCGACACGCAAGGTGCCCTGTGCCATCCGATGTCCGGGCGCCGAGTGTCGATGGTAAATCCTGGCGTGCGGACAGATTCCGGCTAGGGTATTCACAGATGCCGCCCACGTGCCGCGCGGGCGAAAACACATGGGCGCGGCGGCGACGCATCGCTGCAGCGGTGCTTGGAATTCGGCACCGGCAGCCCAATAACGCGGTTCCCGGCGATGGCCAGTGGCTCGTCGTGAAAGTCAAGCTACGGCTGGCGCCGTGTGGAGCGCTAGGGTAGGGTAGGCGGATTTTCCGGCAGCCTCCCCCTCGATTCGTGCCCTCTCGAGCACGAACCGACCGGAGCTGCCGCTATATAGAAGAAGCAGGAGCGCTATGGGCAAGTCACTGGTTATCGTCGAGTCTCCGGCCAAAGCCAAGACCATCAACAAGTATCTCGGCAACGACTTCGTCGTGAAGTCGAGTGTCGGGCATATTCGTGATCTGCCGACCAGTGGCTCGTCCAAGCAGGCCAGCGATCCCAAGGAGCGTGCGCGTCAGGCCGCGGCGACGCGCAAGATGTCGCCGGAAGAGAAGGCCGAGTACAAGAAGCAGAAGCAGTGGGACCAGCTGGTGCGCCGCATGGGTATCGACCCCGAACATGGCTGGCGCGCCAATTATGAGGTGCTGCCGGGCAAGGAGAAGGTGGTCGAGGAGCTCAAGAAGCTGGCCGACAAGAGCGACACCATCTATCTCGCGACCGATTTGGACCGCGAAGGGGAGGCGATCGCCTGGCACCTGAAGGAGACCATCGGCGGCGACGACAAGCGCTACAAGCGGGTGGTGTTCAACGAGATCACCAAGAACGCCATCCAGGAGGCGTTCAAGCAGCCCGGCAGTCTCAACGTGGCCCGGGTAGAAGCGCAGCAGACGCGTCGCTTCCTCGATCGCGTGGTCGGCTTCATGGTCTCGCCGCTGCTCTGGAGCAAGGTCGCCCGGGGGCTCTCCGCCGGCCGTGTGCAGTCGGTGGCGGTGCGTCTGATCGTCGACCGCGAGCGCGAGATCCGCGCCTTCGTGCCGGAGGAGTTCTGGGACGTTCATCTCGACACCGCCACCGCCGATGGTGAAGCGGTGCGCTTCGAGGTGGTGCGCGAGAAGGGCGAGACCTTCCGCCCCACCTCCGAGCGTGAGACCCTCGAACGCATCGCCCCGCTGCGGCGCGACGCCTTCACCGTCACCGAGCGCGAGACCCGGCCGACCCGCTCCAAGCCCAACGCGCCCTTCATCACCTCGACGCTGCAGCAGGCCGCCAGCGGGCGCCTGGGCTTCTCGGTGAAGAAGACCATGACTCTGGCGCAGCGCCTCTACGAGGCGGGCTACATCACCTATATGCGTACCGATTCCACCAACCTGTCCCAGGATGCGGTGGCGAGTGCGCGTGATTACATCCACAGCGAGTACGGTGAGCGCTACCTGCCCGAAGCGGCCATCCGCTATTCGAGCAAGCAGAACGCCCAGGAAGCGCACGAGGCGATCCGCCCCTCCAACGTCAAGCAGCGCGCCGATGATCTGCCTGTGGAGCGCGACGCACAGCGCCTCTACGAGCTGATCTGGCGCCAGTTCGTGGCCTGCCAGATGGTGCCGGCGGAGTATCTGGCCACCACCCTGACCATCGAGAGCGATGGCTTCGAGCTCAAGGCGCGGGGCCGTGTGCTCAAGTTCGACGGCTACACCCGGGTGATGAAGCCGATGGCGAAGAAGGATGACGCCACCCAGCTGCCCGACATCGACAAGGGCGATCGCCTCGAGGTGGTCCAGCTCGACCCGCAGCAGCACTTCACCAAGCCGCCGGCGCGCTACACCGAGGCGAGCCTGGTCAAGGAGCTGGAGAAGCGCGGTATCGGCCGCCCCTCGACCTACGCCGCGATCATCTCGACCATTCAGGACCGCGGCTACGTCAAGCTAGACAGCCGCCGCTTCTACGCCGAGAAGCTGGGTGAGATCGTCACCGATCGCCTGGTCGAGTCGTTCAACGACCTGCTCGACTACAGCTTCACCGCGCGCATGGAGGATCGGCTCGACGAGGTTGCCGAGGGGCACGAGAACTGGCAGCAGCTGCTCGACGCCTTCTACGCCGACTTCAAGCGCAAGCTCGATCACGCCGAGGGCGAGGACGGCATGCGTCCCAACGAGCCGATCGCCACCGATATCGCCTGCCCCACCTGTGGCCGGCCGATGCAGATCCGTATCGCTTCCACCGGGGTGTTCCTCGGCTGCTCGGGCTACAACCTGCCGCCCAAGGAGCGCTGCAAGACCACCATCGACCTGATTCCCGGCGAAGAGGCAGTGCCAGAAGATGCCGGCGAGTCGGCGGAGACCGACGCGCTGCGTGCCAAGCGGCGTAACCCCAACACCGGCACGGCGATGGACAGCTATCTCATCGACGAGGGGCGCAAGCTCTATATCAGTAACGACGATGATGGCTACTACGAGATCGAGCAGGGCCGCTTCCGCATCAAGGGCTACGACGGTCCGGTGATCGAATGCGACAAGTGTGGCTCGGAGATGCAGCTCAAGAGCGGCCGCTTCGGCAAGTACTTCGCCTGCACCAATGAGGCCTGCGGCAACACACGCAAGCTGCTCAAGAGTGGCGAGGTGGCGCCGCCCAAGATGGACCCGATCCCGATGCCCGAGCTCGCCTGCCAGAAGGTCGACGACCACTACGTGCTGCGTGACGGCGCCAGCGGGCTGTTCCTGGCCGCGAGCCAGTTCCCCAAGAATCGCGAGACCCGCGCGCCGCTGGTCAAGGAGCTCAAGGCGCACGCCGAGGCGCTGCCCGAGAAGTACCACTTCCTGCTCGAAGCGCCGAGCGAGGATCCGGACGGGCGTCCTGCGCAGATCCGCTTCTCGCGCAAGACCAAGAGCCAGTACGTGATGACCGACGAGGATGGCAAGGCGACCGGCTGGCGCGCGATCTTCGAGGATGGCCGCTGGCAGGTGGAGGACAAGCGCAAGTGAGTGCCGTCGCCCGCACCAATCAGCTGCTCTATCAGAGCGAGCTGCTGCTGGCGCTGCCGACGGGTGACGACGAGCACGCGCCAGCGCGACGCATGGCGCTGGAGGAGGCCGCGCTGGGCCAGCTCGGACTGGCCTTCGAGGCGCTGCTGCGCGAGGTCACCTTGCATGCGCCCGGCGGTGCACCGGACTGGCGCACATGGCTCGATGCCGCGGGCCAGCGGCAGGCGAGTGGTGATGCGCCGGCGCATGTCGAGATCGCCGAGCTGGTGTGGCTCGAGTCGCTGGCGTTACGGCCGGAGAGCTGGTTGGCGCTGCTGCTGGCACGTCTCGCCGCCCTGCAGAGTGACGAGGGCGCAGCGCGGCGTGGCGACAGCGTGCCGGGGCTGATCACGAGTGCCGGCGCCACACCGCTGGGTGACGAGCTGCGCTGGTGCCTGGGCGAGTTCAAGACGCTGCTGCCGAGCCTGCGTCAGGGCAGTCAGGAGTGGTGACGGCCCTGGGCCGACATGGTAGCCTTATTCACTGATCGACGACCGGGGCCCGTGCCCTGGTCGTTTTTTATTGAGCGCCGTCCCGGCTGCGTCGCAGGTCCGGGGTGGTCGCCGTTTCCCATGCTTTGCAACAGCAGTCGTTGTCGCCGTGACAGGAGAGAGACCGTGTCTGATACCGCCATTCTGGAAATCGTCGAACTCGCCGACGGCGAGGTGGTGCTACGACCGGCGGAGGCGAGCGGCGAACCGCTGGTGAGCATTCGATTCTCCGAGGAGGCGCTGGAGCTGCTGCGGCGCAGCCGCTTCGACGTGGCGCGAGAGATGCTCGACCACGCCATCACCCGGACTCATCTGTGGGATGGCGAAGAGGAGGAGGCGCCGCAGGCACCGGCGACGTTCCACTGAGTGCCGGCCGCCGCACCGCGGCGGCCGTCCCGGCGCCATGTCCGAGCATGGTGCCCCTGACGTCAGGCGTATCTTCTCTCTGCCTCCCGACGTCTTTCACCTCTCGTCGAATGTCTCTCGCCTTCTTCGTGTGCTAGCGCTCCGGAGGCTGTCGCCTACGGTCTCACTCCCGCTGACGACAGCGTCTGACTACAGCAGGCCCAGACCGGCGGTCAGGCCGGCGCAGACGGCGACACCCGCCAGGACCAGGGTCGCGACCAGCAGGCCGCGTCTACGGGTGGCGCTGAAGACGAAGAAGGTGGCAAAAGCGATGGTCATCGCCAGCGTCGAGATGATCCAGGCGATATCGGCCGTCGACATGGAGACTCCTAATTGGGTGCGTGCGTGGATGCGTGTCAGGCGTGGGGGCGCAGTATAGCGCGTGGCGCACCCCAATGAGTCGCTGCCGTGGCCGGGTCGACCGCGGCCGGTGGTCGCGGGCCATTGGCTGGCGCGGCGCGTCGCTTCTCAGCGCAGCTTGGTGGCGCGCAGCTCGGCCACGGCCGGCGGCGGCGCGAAGGAGTCCGCACGGGCCATATGCCAGTACTGCTTGAACACCGTGTGTTCACTCTCGCCGTCGAGCAGTTGGCCCGGAGCGAGGAAACTGAACAGGCGGTCGTAAGACTGGATCTCGTCACTGGAAACCCGGCGGATGATATGCTCCGGCCCCAGCTCGCTGGGATGCTCGAGCCCCGCTGCGGCGAGCATTTCGGCCAGCGCGGCGAGGGTGTTGCGATGGAAGTGGTAGACCCGCTCGCGCTTGTCAGCCACGTCCAGGTGATGGCCGCGGCGCGGATCCTGAGTCGCCACGCCGCTGGGGCACTTGTCCGAGTGACAGTTGAGCGCCTGGATACAGCCCAGCGAGAACATGAACCCGCGCGCCGAGTTGCACCAGTCTGCGCCTAGCGCCAGGGTGCGGGCGATATCGAAGGCCGAGGTAATCTTGCCGGCGGCACCGATGCGGATCTCCTCGCGCAGGCCGACCCCGACCAGGGTGTTGTGGACCAGCATCAGCGCTTCGGTCATGGGGACGCCGAGGCGGTTGATGAACTCCAGCGGTGCGGCGCCAGTGCCGCCTTCGCCACCATCGACGACGATGAAGTCGGGACGCTGGCCACTCTCGAGCATTGCCTTGACGATCGCGAACCACTCCCAGGGGTGGCCGATGGCGAGCTTGAAGCCCACCGGCTTGCCGCCGGAAAGCTCGCGCAGCTGGCCGATGAACGTCATCAGCTCCAGCGGGGTCGAGAAGGCGCTGTGGGCTGCCGGCGAGACCACGTCCTGGCCCATGGGCACTTCGCGCGCCTCGGCGATCTCCGCGGTCACTTTGGCGGCCGGCAGGATGCCGCCGTGGCCGGGCTTGGCCCCTTGGGAGAGCTTGATCTCGATCATCTTGACCTGCGGTTCGCGGGCGTTGGCGGCGAAGCGTTCGGGATTGAAGCTGCCATCCGCGTGGCGACAGCCGAAGTAGCCCGAGCCGATCTCCCATACCAGGTCGCCGCCGTGGACACGGTGGTAGCGTGAGATCGAGCCTTCGCCGGTGTCGTGGTAAAAGCCGCCCTTGTGTGCGCCGGCGTTGAGCGCCTCGATGGCGTTGGCCGAGAGCGCGCCGAAGCTCATCGCCGAGATGTTGAATACGCTGGCGACATAGGGCTGACGACACAGGCTGCCGCCGATGCTGACGCGAAAGTCGTGGTCGGTGATGTGGGCGGGGCGCAGCGAGTGGTTGACCCACTCGTGCCCCGGGCTATACATGTCGAGCAGCGAGCCGAACGGCTTCTTGTCGCTGGCGTTCTTGGCGCGCTGGTAGATCACCGCCCGCTGCTCGCGGGAGAAGGGGCGCTCGTCGAGGTCGGACTGGATGAAGTATTGACGGATCTCGGGGCCGATCGACTCCAGGATATAGCGGAAGTGCGCCAGAATGGGGTAGTTGCGGCTGATCGTACGTCGCCGCTGACGCACGTCGTAGACCCCCAGCAGCGCCAGCCCGCCGAAGATCGCCACGCCCCACAGCCACTGCGGCGAGAACGCCAGACCGAGCAGCGATACGCCGAACAGCGCGAGCGTGGCGACGAAGGCGGCGTTGCGTAGTGGGATGCGGGAGAGACCCTTGGCGTAGATCATGCGAACATCGGCTCCTGGCTCATGGCGGTCGCGACGGCGTCCGCGAAGGGGCAAGAATAGCGAAAGCGTGCCCCTGCGGCTAACCACACCACCACTGTGCTAGAAGGAATCCCCTTGCGTCACTCGCTCTTCGTCCTGCGTCTGCGCTTCTGGCTCTTGCTGCTGCACGCCTACATCGGCTGGCGGCTGCTGCCGGATCTCGATCTCGCGCTGCCGGGTGCGGCACTAGCGTGGGGCTATCTGGCGCTGAGTGCGCTGACCCTGCCCTGGGTTCTGCGGGTGAGCTGGCTCAACGGGCGCTGGTTCGCCTGGCCGATCTCGCTGATGACCGGGGGCTTCTCATTTCTGCTGGTACTCACCCTGGCGCGGGATCTGCTGCTGTTGGTACTCATGTTGACGCCGTTGTCACCGGCGGCGTGGCGTGCAGCGAGCGCCTGGGGCGTGCTGGCGGCGACCCTGGGGTTGAGCCTGTATGCGCTGTGGCAGGCGCGCCGGGTGCCGCGGGTGGTCGAAGTGAACGTACCGCTGGCGGGGTTACCGCCGGCGCTGGTCGGTCTGCGTATCGTCCAGCTGAGCGATCTGCACGTCGGCCCGACCATCAAGCGGCGCCAGCTGGCGCGCTACGTGGCCCGGGCCAACGCGCTGACGCCGGATCTGGTGGCGATCACCGGGGATCTGACCGATGGCCGGGTCGACGAGCTGGCGCCGGAGCTGGCGCCGCTGCGCGGACTCGCGGCGCGGCATGGGGTCTTCTGTGTCACCGGCAATCACGAGTACTACAGCGAGGCAGAGGCCTGGACCCGGGCCTTCGAGCAGCTGGGGCTGGAGGTGCTGATCAACGCCGCCACCCTGATCACCCACGAGGGCGCGCAGCTGGCAATAGCCGGGATCACCGACCTCACCGCCGGGCACTATGTGGCGGCGCATCGCAGCGACCCAGAGCGCGCGGCCGCCGGTCTGCCCGAGGCGGTGCCGCGCGTGCTGTTGGCACACCAGCCCAATTCGGCCCCGGCGGCGGCCCGCGCCGGCTTCGATCTGCAGCTCTCCGGGCACACTCATGGCGGACAGCTGTGGCCCTGGAGCCTGGCGGCGCGGCGCGCCAATCGCTTCCTGGCCGGACTCGGCCGCGAGGGGCGGATGTGGGTCTATACCAGCCGCGGCACCGGCTACTGGGGGCCGCCGATGCGCTTCGGCGCGCCCGCCGAGATCACCCTGATTCGGCTGCAGCGCGCCGACTGACATTGACTGCCCGCACCCCCCGGCGGCGGGGAGCGGGGCGCCAATCCGATCTCAAAGGGTGTTTACAAATTCGACGAGCGAAGGCAAGACAAGGCGAAATCGACCGAAAAAACGGAGTTTACACGAGGTAAATGAGTATTTTGAGGTCGATTTCAACGCCGTATTGTCGAGCGCAGACATTTTGTAAACACACTTTCAGGCCGCCTTGGCCTTGCGGTTCAGGGTATCGAGCAGGGCATCGACCCGGGCCAGACGCGCCTCCTCCTGCTCCATCTCGGCGTTGAAGCGCAGGGTGTCGGCGCCGTCCAGCCGGTACTGATCCGGGTGGCGCTGGATCAGTTCGACCAGGGTCATCGGGTCGACCTGCGGGTCGGCGCCGAAGGTCACCCGGCCGCGCTCGGGCCCGGCCTCGAGGCGTGCGATACCCAGGCGTTCGGCGCGCTGACGCAGGCGGGTCTGGCGGAACAGCGTCTTCAGCGGCCCCGGCAGCAGACCGAAACGGTCGATCATCTCCACCTGCAGCTCCTTGAGTTCGCCCTCGTCGGCGGCGCTGGAGATACGCTTGTACATGATCAGACGCTGTTGGATGTCGGGCAGGTAGTCGTCGGGGATCAGTGCCGGCAGATTGAGGCTGATCTCGGTGCCTTCATCCAGCGGGGCCTCGATGTTGGGCGTCTTGCCGGCGCGGATCGCCTTCACGGCGCGATCGAGCATCTGCATATAGAGGCTGTAGCCGACCGTCTCCATCTGGCCGCTCTGCTCGTCGCCGAGCAGCTCGCCGGCACCGCGAATCTCCATGTCGTGGCTGGCCAGCGTGAAACCGGCTCCCAGGTCGTCGCTCTGGGCGATCGCTTCCAGACGCTTGATCGCATCCTTGGTCATCGCCTTGGGCGGTGGGGTCAGCAGATAGGCGTAAGCCTGATGGTGACTGCGCCCGACCCGCCCACGCAGCTGATGCAGCTGGGCCAGGCCGAACTTGTCGGCGCGCTCGATGATGATGGTATTGGCGCTGGGGACGTCGATGCCGGTCTCGATGATGGTCGAGCACACCAGCACATTGAAGCGCTTGTGGTAGAAATCCGACATGACCCGCTCCAGGGCTCGCTCGGGCAGCTGGCCGTGAGCCACGCCGACCCGCGCCTCCGGCACCAGCTCGCGGATCTTGTCGGCGCTGGCCTCGATGGTGCGCACCTCGTTGTGCAGCAGGTAGACCTGGCCGCCGCGCAGGATCTCGCGCAGCAGTGCCTCCTTGATCACCGCCTCGTTACGGTTCTGGACGAAGGTCTTGACCGAGAGCCGGCGGGCCGGCGGCGTGGCGATGATCGACAGATCGCGGATGCCGTTCATCGCCATGTTGAGGGTGCGCGGGATCGGCGTGGCGGTGAGGGTGAGGATGTCGACCTCGGCGCGCAGCTGCTTCAGACGCTCCTTCTGTGCCACGCCGAAGCGATGCTCCTCGTCGATGATCATCAGTCCCAGATTGGGCAGCTTGATCGACTTCGACAGCAGCTTGTGGGTGCCGATGACGATATCGGCGCGCCCCTCGGCGATACGCGCCAGGGTGTCGCTCTCGCCCTTGCCGCCGGTGAAGCGCGAGAGCATTTCGATCTGCACCGCGGTGTCGGCGAAGCGGTCGCGGAAATTGTCGTAGTGCTGCTGGGCGAGCAGGGTGGTGGGCACCAGAACCACCACCTGGCGCCCGGAGCTGACCGCCAGGAAGGCCGCGCGCATGGCGACCTCGGTCTTGCCGAAGCCGACATCGCCACACACCACCCGATCCATCGGTCTGGGGGCGGTCATGTCGTGGATCACCGCTTCGATCGCGGCCTGCTGATCCGGCGTCTCCTCGAACGGGAAGCTGGCGGCGAAGCGCGCGTACTCGTCCCCTGGCATATCGCTGGCGAAGCCCTCGCGGGCCTCGCGCCGGGCGTAGATGTCGAGCAGTTCGGCGGCGGTGTCGCGGACCTTTTCGGCGGCCTTGCGCTTGGCCTTGTCCCAGCTGTCGGAGCCGAGCTTGTGCAGCGGCGCCAGCTCGTCGCTGGCGCCGGCGTAGCGCGAGATCAGCTGCAGGTTGTCCACCGGCACATAGAGCTTGGCTCCGCCTGCGTACTCGAGCGCCAGGAACTCCGCCGCGACGCCGCCGGCGTGGATCGTCTCGAGTCCCTGGTAGCGGCCCACGCCGTGGTGCTGGTGGACCACCGGCGAGCCGGGGCGCAGCTCCGACAGATGGCGCACCGCCAGCTCGTTGTCGTCGGTGGCCTTGGCGCGCCGCCGCGATTGGCGCACCACCTCGCCGTAGAGTTCGGTCTCGGTGATCACCGCGAGCTCGGGGTCGCCCAGCCACAGGCCCTCGTCGAGCCCGCCCTCGCCGATGGCGTAGGCCATGCTGCCATCGCGGAAGGCCTGCCAGTCATCGACGTGGGGCAGGGTCAGGTGGAGCGGCGCGAGCGCCTCTTCCAGCGCCTCGCGGCGCCCGCGGGATTCGGCCACGAACAGCACGCGCAGCCCCTGGTGGCTGGCCAGGAACTGCTCCAGGGTGGCCAGCGGCTGCTGGGCGCGGGCGTTGATCGCTACTGCGGGTGGGGTCTGGGTCGCGCTGGCGGTGGCGTGGCGGCTATCCGTCTCGGCGACGAACTCGAGGCGCGGATGGCGCTTGATCGCGGCGAACACCTCGGCCACCGGGACGAAGGCTCGGGCTGGCGGCAGCAGCGGCCGCGTGGGGTCGACGCCGAGGTTCTCATAGCGGCTCTCGATCGCGCGCCAGTGACTCTCGGCGGCGGCGTACGTCTCGGGCAGCAACGCGACCCGGGTGCCGGCGTCGAGATGCTCGAACAGCGTCGCGGTCTCCTCGAAGAACAGCGGCAGATACTGCTCTAGGCCGGGCGAGGGGATGCCCTTGAGCGCGTCGACATAGAGCGGGCACTGGCGCGGGTCGACGTCGAACAGCGTCTCGAAACCCTCGCGAAAGCAGGCGATCGCCGAGCGCGACAGCGAGTATTCGTGGGCCGGCAGCAGTTCGACCCGCTCGATCTTGTCCTGGGAGCGCTGGGTGTCGGGGTCGAAACGGCGCAGGCTGTCGATCTCATCGTCGAACAGGTCGATGCGCAGCGGCGTCTCGGTGCCCATCGGGAAGAGATCGATCAGCGCGCCGCGCATGGCGTACTCGCCCGGCTCGTAGACCGTCTCCACCGCGCGGTAGCCGGCGCGCGACAGACGCTCGCGAAAGCCTTCGCGGTCGAGCCGCTCGCCGGTGGTCAGCGTCAGCACGCGGCCGGCTACGTAGTCCCGCGGTGGCAGGCGCTGCATCAGGGTGTTGATCGGGACCAGCTCGATGCCGCGGGTGCCCTCCTGCAGCTCGCGCAGCGTGCGCAGGCGGGCCGAGACGATATCCTGATGCGGCGAGAAGCTGTCGTAGGGCAGGGTCTCCCAGTCCGGGAAGGGCATCACCGGTACCCGGGCGTAAAAACGCAGCGCACTCTCCAGGCGTTGCGCCGCCGCCGTGTCGGGGGTGATGACCAGCAGCGGCGCGTCGTCGGCCAGACGTGCCAGGGTCAGCGCCAGCGCGCTGCCGTGGGGGCGCTGGCAGTAGATCGTTTCACGCACGCCCTGAGGTTGTGGCGGCGAGAGAGGGCTGAATTGCGACATGGACCTTTCGCTAGCGGAATTGAAGAAGACAGTGGCACGGCCGGGCTAGGCGGCGGCCGCCGCGCGACGGTCCTTCATGATAGCAGGGGGCAGGCGCGAGGGGGACGCGGCTGCCACCGGCACGCTCGCCTGTAGTCAAACTACAACGCTTGCGACTACGCAGTGATTGCGGCTCGTCTCGTAGGTTACCGATAATGCTCGGGTTTTTGGACGAGCCGGGGTGGCGGAGAGGGCCGCTCCGGCGATCGACGACGATGACACAGAAGAGAGAACCGGCCGTGAGTCAGCAACAGCTCGAGCACGTTTTTCAACAGTGGCAGGACAACGAAGCGCAGGCGGAAGAGATGATCCCGCTGCTGGGCAAGCTCTACCGCCAGTACAACGTGATCCCGTCGCTGTTCGGGCGCTCGCTGATCAACCGTTCGGTGACTCGCATCCTCAAGAACCATCGCTACGTGCGCAAGGTCGAGGGGACCGAGCTGACGGTGGCGGACACGCTGCCCATGGTGCGCGCCATGACCGAGCTCGACCTGGGGCCGGCGCATATCGACATCGGGCGTCTGGCGGTGGCGTTCAAGCATGCCGGCGAGCCTGATGTGCGCGCCTTCCTCCAGCGTGAGCTGGCCGACATCATCGGCGGCCACGACGCCAGCGGCATGGGCGGCGAGCCCCAGGACGTGGTGCTCTACGGTTTCGGCCGTATCGGCCGCATTCTGGCGCGGATCATGATCGAGAAGGCCGGTGGCGGCAACCTGCTGCGGCTGCGGGCGA
This genomic window contains:
- the topA gene encoding type I DNA topoisomerase: MGKSLVIVESPAKAKTINKYLGNDFVVKSSVGHIRDLPTSGSSKQASDPKERARQAAATRKMSPEEKAEYKKQKQWDQLVRRMGIDPEHGWRANYEVLPGKEKVVEELKKLADKSDTIYLATDLDREGEAIAWHLKETIGGDDKRYKRVVFNEITKNAIQEAFKQPGSLNVARVEAQQTRRFLDRVVGFMVSPLLWSKVARGLSAGRVQSVAVRLIVDREREIRAFVPEEFWDVHLDTATADGEAVRFEVVREKGETFRPTSERETLERIAPLRRDAFTVTERETRPTRSKPNAPFITSTLQQAASGRLGFSVKKTMTLAQRLYEAGYITYMRTDSTNLSQDAVASARDYIHSEYGERYLPEAAIRYSSKQNAQEAHEAIRPSNVKQRADDLPVERDAQRLYELIWRQFVACQMVPAEYLATTLTIESDGFELKARGRVLKFDGYTRVMKPMAKKDDATQLPDIDKGDRLEVVQLDPQQHFTKPPARYTEASLVKELEKRGIGRPSTYAAIISTIQDRGYVKLDSRRFYAEKLGEIVTDRLVESFNDLLDYSFTARMEDRLDEVAEGHENWQQLLDAFYADFKRKLDHAEGEDGMRPNEPIATDIACPTCGRPMQIRIASTGVFLGCSGYNLPPKERCKTTIDLIPGEEAVPEDAGESAETDALRAKRRNPNTGTAMDSYLIDEGRKLYISNDDDGYYEIEQGRFRIKGYDGPVIECDKCGSEMQLKSGRFGKYFACTNEACGNTRKLLKSGEVAPPKMDPIPMPELACQKVDDHYVLRDGASGLFLAASQFPKNRETRAPLVKELKAHAEALPEKYHFLLEAPSEDPDGRPAQIRFSRKTKSQYVMTDEDGKATGWRAIFEDGRWQVEDKRK
- a CDS encoding DUF6586 family protein produces the protein MSAVARTNQLLYQSELLLALPTGDDEHAPARRMALEEAALGQLGLAFEALLREVTLHAPGGAPDWRTWLDAAGQRQASGDAPAHVEIAELVWLESLALRPESWLALLLARLAALQSDEGAARRGDSVPGLITSAGATPLGDELRWCLGEFKTLLPSLRQGSQEW
- a CDS encoding FMN-binding glutamate synthase family protein, which gives rise to MIYAKGLSRIPLRNAAFVATLALFGVSLLGLAFSPQWLWGVAIFGGLALLGVYDVRQRRRTISRNYPILAHFRYILESIGPEIRQYFIQSDLDERPFSREQRAVIYQRAKNASDKKPFGSLLDMYSPGHEWVNHSLRPAHITDHDFRVSIGGSLCRQPYVASVFNISAMSFGALSANAIEALNAGAHKGGFYHDTGEGSISRYHRVHGGDLVWEIGSGYFGCRHADGSFNPERFAANAREPQVKMIEIKLSQGAKPGHGGILPAAKVTAEIAEAREVPMGQDVVSPAAHSAFSTPLELMTFIGQLRELSGGKPVGFKLAIGHPWEWFAIVKAMLESGQRPDFIVVDGGEGGTGAAPLEFINRLGVPMTEALMLVHNTLVGVGLREEIRIGAAGKITSAFDIARTLALGADWCNSARGFMFSLGCIQALNCHSDKCPSGVATQDPRRGHHLDVADKRERVYHFHRNTLAALAEMLAAAGLEHPSELGPEHIIRRVSSDEIQSYDRLFSFLAPGQLLDGESEHTVFKQYWHMARADSFAPPPAVAELRATKLR
- a CDS encoding metallophosphoesterase, translating into MRHSLFVLRLRFWLLLLHAYIGWRLLPDLDLALPGAALAWGYLALSALTLPWVLRVSWLNGRWFAWPISLMTGGFSFLLVLTLARDLLLLVLMLTPLSPAAWRAASAWGVLAATLGLSLYALWQARRVPRVVEVNVPLAGLPPALVGLRIVQLSDLHVGPTIKRRQLARYVARANALTPDLVAITGDLTDGRVDELAPELAPLRGLAARHGVFCVTGNHEYYSEAEAWTRAFEQLGLEVLINAATLITHEGAQLAIAGITDLTAGHYVAAHRSDPERAAAGLPEAVPRVLLAHQPNSAPAAARAGFDLQLSGHTHGGQLWPWSLAARRANRFLAGLGREGRMWVYTSRGTGYWGPPMRFGAPAEITLIRLQRAD
- the mfd gene encoding transcription-repair coupling factor, whose amino-acid sequence is MSQFSPLSPPQPQGVRETIYCQRPHGSALALTLARLADDAPLLVITPDTAAAQRLESALRFYARVPVMPFPDWETLPYDSFSPHQDIVSARLRTLRELQEGTRGIELVPINTLMQRLPPRDYVAGRVLTLTTGERLDREGFRERLSRAGYRAVETVYEPGEYAMRGALIDLFPMGTETPLRIDLFDDEIDSLRRFDPDTQRSQDKIERVELLPAHEYSLSRSAIACFREGFETLFDVDPRQCPLYVDALKGIPSPGLEQYLPLFFEETATLFEHLDAGTRVALLPETYAAAESHWRAIESRYENLGVDPTRPLLPPARAFVPVAEVFAAIKRHPRLEFVAETDSRHATASATQTPPAVAINARAQQPLATLEQFLASHQGLRVLFVAESRGRREALEEALAPLHLTLPHVDDWQAFRDGSMAYAIGEGGLDEGLWLGDPELAVITETELYGEVVRQSRRRAKATDDNELAVRHLSELRPGSPVVHQHHGVGRYQGLETIHAGGVAAEFLALEYAGGAKLYVPVDNLQLISRYAGASDELAPLHKLGSDSWDKAKRKAAEKVRDTAAELLDIYARREAREGFASDMPGDEYARFAASFPFEETPDQQAAIEAVIHDMTAPRPMDRVVCGDVGFGKTEVAMRAAFLAVSSGRQVVVLVPTTLLAQQHYDNFRDRFADTAVQIEMLSRFTGGKGESDTLARIAEGRADIVIGTHKLLSKSIKLPNLGLMIIDEEHRFGVAQKERLKQLRAEVDILTLTATPIPRTLNMAMNGIRDLSIIATPPARRLSVKTFVQNRNEAVIKEALLREILRGGQVYLLHNEVRTIEASADKIRELVPEARVGVAHGQLPERALERVMSDFYHKRFNVLVCSTIIETGIDVPSANTIIIERADKFGLAQLHQLRGRVGRSHHQAYAYLLTPPPKAMTKDAIKRLEAIAQSDDLGAGFTLASHDMEIRGAGELLGDEQSGQMETVGYSLYMQMLDRAVKAIRAGKTPNIEAPLDEGTEISLNLPALIPDDYLPDIQQRLIMYKRISSAADEGELKELQVEMIDRFGLLPGPLKTLFRQTRLRQRAERLGIARLEAGPERGRVTFGADPQVDPMTLVELIQRHPDQYRLDGADTLRFNAEMEQEEARLARVDALLDTLNRKAKAA